One Echeneis naucrates chromosome 1, fEcheNa1.1, whole genome shotgun sequence DNA segment encodes these proteins:
- the LOC115049722 gene encoding E3 ubiquitin/ISG15 ligase TRIM25-like, with amino-acid sequence MAEVLQSDFSLLGLEEELTCSICLSTFQCPVTIPCGHNFCQDCLLATWRDTYSCPQCRTHFPTKPELKKNTVLSTVVETFNLRSSKSEMSRMKEEKKVIRCDTCMEAEAAQTCLTCMASFCEEHLRPHRENPNFAVHQLSDLVSDLSERICPDHHKLMELFCSEHGRPICSLCLQQVHKGCSFTSPEEQRSLKESELRDKLGVLDAKIEKTETVMFQMSDMQSKLMEGATKRKAALATMYQQMQDLFAQEEREAQNEVDRELETAQMKLQELLKKLTDNVMQMRKARDDIDSLMSRSQTSAFLQASFDLPRVVKFEPHIPRINLDSKKVTATQAFAAALKEHLMETFQHPVEARLQIIKQEPVSGPASTESAGAQPESEPQEPPELKNPPRSHSPGPRHIQPFFQPVPVPVFSYFGQQPSWKSSQYTCHKPAHFKSAQPPKAGPTYEKSASSHQQPHSKKSDSHQPHHKKDQKKPGAHGGNQPGTPRSDFTKRGQGKSHPSDQSKHRPQPKKN; translated from the exons ATGGCCGAAGTGCTGCAGTCGGACTTTTCTCTGCTGggtctggaggaggagctgacctgCAGCATCTGTCTGAGCACCTTTCAGTGTCCGGTCACCATCCCCTGCGGACACAACTTCTGCCAGGACTGTCTCCTCGCCACCTGGAGGGACACCTACAGCTGTCCTCAGTGTCGGACCCACTTCCCCACCAAACCGGAGCTGAAGAAGAACACGGTCCTCAGCACCGTCGTGGAGACTTTCAACTTGAGGTCGAGCAAGAGCGAGATGAGCCggatgaaggaggagaagaaggtcATCCGGTGTGATACCTGCATGGAGGCGGAGGCGGCCCAGACCTGCCTCACCTGCATGGCCTCTTTCTGCGAGGAGCACCTGCGTCCTCACCGGGAAAACCCCAACTTCGCCGTCCACCAGCTGAGCGACCTGGTCAGTGACCTGTCGGAGCGGATCTGCCCGGACCACCACAAGCTGATGGAGCTGTTCTGCAGCGAGCATGGCCGTCCGATCTGCAGCCTCTGCCTCCAGCAGGTGCACAAAGgctgctccttcacctcccCTGAGGAGCAGAGGAGCCTCAAAGAG TCTGAACTCAGAGACAAGTTGGGTGTGCTGGATGCGAAGATCGAGAAGACTGAGACTGTTATGTTTCAAATGAGTGACATGCAGAGCAAGCTGATG GAAGGAGCTACCAAACGAAAGGCAGCGCTGGCAACCATGTATCAGCAGATGCAGGATCTGTTTGCCCAGGAGGAGCGTGAGGCCCAGAATGAGGTGGACCGAGAGCTGGAGACCGCTCAGATGAAACTCCAGGAGCTCCTGAAGAAGTTAACTGACAACGTCATGCAGATGAGAAAAGCCAGAGATGATATCGACAGTCTGATGAGTCGGTCCCAGACTTCAGCCTTTCTGCAG GCCTCATTTGACTTGCCAAGAGTTGTAAAGTTTGAGCCTCACATCCCCCGAATCAACCTGGACTCCAAGAAGGTGACAGCAACTCAGGCCTTTGCTGCCGCACTGAAGGAGCACCTGATGGAGACCTTTCAGCATCCCGTGGAGGCCAGACTCCAGATCATCAAACAGG AACCTGTGTCTGGACCTGCAAGCACTGAAAGTGCTGGAGCTCAGCCAGAATCTG AACCACAAGAGCCTCCAGAGCTGAAAAATCCACCCAGGTCCCACAGTCCAGGTCCCCGTCACATTCAGCCATTCTTCCAGCCAGTCCCTGTCCCTGTGTTTTCCTATTTTGGCCAGCAGCCAAGCTGGAAATCATCCCAGTATACATGCCACAAACcagcacattttaaaagtgCGCAGCCCCCCAAGGCGGGACCAACAT acgAGAAAAGTGCCAGCAGTCACCAGCAACCCCACA GCAAGAAAAGTGACAGTCACCAGCCCCACCACA aGAAAGACCAAAAGAAACCTGGTGCTCACGGTGGAAATCAACCAGGCACACCTCGGTCTGACTTCACCAAGAGAGGTCAAGGCAAAAGCCATCCTTCAGACCAATCCAAACACCGTCCGCAGCCCAAGAAAAACTAG
- the trim25 gene encoding E3 ubiquitin/ISG15 ligase TRIM25 isoform X1, giving the protein MAEVLQSDFSLLGLEEELTCSICLSTFQCPVTIPCGHNFCQDCLLATWRDTYSCPQCRTHFPTKPELKKNTVLSTVVETFNLRSSKSEMSRMKEEKKVIRCDTCMEAEAAQTCLTCMASFCEEHLRPHRENPNFAVHQLSDLVSDLSERICPDHHKLMELFCSEHGRPICSLCLQQVHKGCSFTSPEEQRSLKESDLREKLGLLDGKIKKNDIVLSQMMDTQNKLKDSAANRKKIVAADYQQMRDMLTREERDALHAVDREMESGQTKLRALMKKFNENIDNMNKAKEDIHNLLSQSQTLAFLQASFNLPQAVNFDPYTPRINLDSKKVTASLASAAALKEHMSEIFKQPVEAREQMIKREINIDTATSEPQDPSGNPGIPRSHSPAPGTKLKTGPKKKSAKQQPQQASQTTENALKAKLAQSMENLSFLASKSSDTPPETTNIPLNVNMAEKRSELLKYSTVLTLDPRTAHKRITLTEEFTKASVSDGHTNYPDCPERFAVCSQVLTSKGFSRGRHYWEVKLSSNNFIGIGLAYGSIDRKGPTSRLGRNNQSWCVEWFNVKLSAWHNSSETVLANYSPKRVGVLLDCEGGMATFYSVADRAYPFHSFVFPFAEAVYPAFWLFSSGSSISLCKLVA; this is encoded by the exons ATGGCCGAAGTGCTGCAGTCGGACTTTTCTCTGCTGggtctggaggaggagctgacctgCAGCATCTGTCTGAGCACCTTTCAGTGTCCGGTCACCATCCCCTGCGGACACAACTTCTGCCAGGACTGTCTCCTCGCCACCTGGAGGGACACCTACAGCTGTCCTCAGTGTCGGACCCACTTCCCCACCAAACCGGAGCTGAAGAAGAACACGGTCCTCAGCACCGTCGTGGAGACTTTCAACTTGAGGTCGAGCAAGAGCGAGATGAGCCggatgaaggaggagaagaaggtcATCCGGTGTGATACCTGCATGGAGGCGGAGGCGGCCCAGACCTGCCTCACCTGCATGGCCTCTTTCTGCGAGGAGCACCTGCGTCCTCACCGGGAAAACCCCAACTTCGCCGTCCACCAGCTGAGCGACCTGGTCAGTGACCTGTCGGAGCGGATCTGCCCGGACCACCACAAGCTGATGGAGCTGTTCTGCAGCGAGCATGGCCGTCCGATCTGCAGCCTCTGCCTCCAGCAGGTGCACAAAGgctgctccttcacctcccCTGAGGAGCAGAGGAGCCTCAAAGAG TCTGACCTGAGAGAAAAGTTGGGATTGCTGGATGGGAAGATAAAGAAGAATGACATTGTTTTATCTCAAATGATGGACACACAGAACAAGTTGAAG GACTCAGCAGCCAACAGGAAGAAAATTGTGGCAGCTGACTATCAGCAGATGCGGGACATGCTGACCCGAGAGGAGCGTGATGCTCTCCATGCAGTTGATCGAGAGATGGAAAGTGGTCAGACCAAACTCAGAGCTCTCATGAAAAAGTTCAATGAGAACATTGACAACATGAACAAAGCTAAAGAAGACATCCACAATCTTCTCAGCCAGTCCCAAACTCTAGCCTTCCTGCAG GCGTCATTTAACCTCCCCCAAGCAGTAAACTTTGATCCTTACACCCCTCGAATCAACCTGGACTCTAAGAAGGTGACAGCGAGTCTCGCTTCTGCTGCTGCCCTGAAGGAGCATATGTCAGAGATCTTTAAACAGCCTGTTGAGGCCAGAGAGCAGATGATTAAAcgag AAATTAACATTGACACCGCTACATCTG AGCCACAAGACCCTTCAGGGAATCCAGGTATTCCCAGGTCTCACAGTCCAGCTCCTGGcaccaaattaaaaacaggtCCAAAGAAGAAATCTGCAA AACAACAACCCCAACAAgcttcacaaactactgaaaACGCATTGAAAGCTAAACTGGCCCAGTCAATGGAAAACCTTTCTTTTTTGGCAAGCAAGTCCAGCGACACTCCTCCAG AAACTACAAACATTCCTCTTAACGTAAATATGGCTGAAAAAAGAAGTGAGCTTCTGAAAT ACAGCACAGTACTCACTCTGGATCCAAGGACGGCCCACAAACGCATCACTTTGACTGAGGAATTCACTAAGGCCTCTGTCTCAGATGGGCATACAAACTACCCCGACTGTCCTGAACGCTTTGCTGTCTGCTCCCAGGTGCTAACCTCCAAGGGTTTCTCTAGAGGCCGCCATTACTGGGAAGTCAAACTGAGCAGCAACAACTTCATTGGCATAGGCTTAGCTTACGGCAGCATTGACCGCAAAGGTCCCACCAGTCGACTGGGCCGTAACAACCAGTCCTGGTGTGTTGAGTGGTTCAATGTCAAGCTGTCAGCTTGGCACAACAGCAGTGAGACTGTACTGGCCAACTATAGTCCAAAGCGTGTAGGTGTGCTGCTGGATTGTGAGGGGGGCATGGCTACGTTCTATAGCGTGGCAGACAGGGCTTATCCCTTCCATTCCTTTGTGTTCCCATTCGCTGAGGCTGTGTATCCCGCCTTCTGGCTCTTCTCAAGTGGCTCCTCTATTTCCTTGTGCAAACTGGTGGCATGA
- the trim25 gene encoding E3 ubiquitin/ISG15 ligase TRIM25 isoform X2 yields MAEVLQSDFSLLGLEEELTCSICLSTFQCPVTIPCGHNFCQDCLLATWRDTYSCPQCRTHFPTKPELKKNTVLSTVVETFNLRSSKSEMSRMKEEKKVIRCDTCMEAEAAQTCLTCMASFCEEHLRPHRENPNFAVHQLSDLVSDLSERICPDHHKLMELFCSEHGRPICSLCLQQVHKGCSFTSPEEQRSLKESDLREKLGLLDGKIKKNDIVLSQMMDTQNKLKDSAANRKKIVAADYQQMRDMLTREERDALHAVDREMESGQTKLRALMKKFNENIDNMNKAKEDIHNLLSQSQTLAFLQASFNLPQAVNFDPYTPRINLDSKKVTASLASAAALKEHMSEIFKQPVEAREQMIKREPQDPSGNPGIPRSHSPAPGTKLKTGPKKKSAKQQPQQASQTTENALKAKLAQSMENLSFLASKSSDTPPETTNIPLNVNMAEKRSELLKYSTVLTLDPRTAHKRITLTEEFTKASVSDGHTNYPDCPERFAVCSQVLTSKGFSRGRHYWEVKLSSNNFIGIGLAYGSIDRKGPTSRLGRNNQSWCVEWFNVKLSAWHNSSETVLANYSPKRVGVLLDCEGGMATFYSVADRAYPFHSFVFPFAEAVYPAFWLFSSGSSISLCKLVA; encoded by the exons ATGGCCGAAGTGCTGCAGTCGGACTTTTCTCTGCTGggtctggaggaggagctgacctgCAGCATCTGTCTGAGCACCTTTCAGTGTCCGGTCACCATCCCCTGCGGACACAACTTCTGCCAGGACTGTCTCCTCGCCACCTGGAGGGACACCTACAGCTGTCCTCAGTGTCGGACCCACTTCCCCACCAAACCGGAGCTGAAGAAGAACACGGTCCTCAGCACCGTCGTGGAGACTTTCAACTTGAGGTCGAGCAAGAGCGAGATGAGCCggatgaaggaggagaagaaggtcATCCGGTGTGATACCTGCATGGAGGCGGAGGCGGCCCAGACCTGCCTCACCTGCATGGCCTCTTTCTGCGAGGAGCACCTGCGTCCTCACCGGGAAAACCCCAACTTCGCCGTCCACCAGCTGAGCGACCTGGTCAGTGACCTGTCGGAGCGGATCTGCCCGGACCACCACAAGCTGATGGAGCTGTTCTGCAGCGAGCATGGCCGTCCGATCTGCAGCCTCTGCCTCCAGCAGGTGCACAAAGgctgctccttcacctcccCTGAGGAGCAGAGGAGCCTCAAAGAG TCTGACCTGAGAGAAAAGTTGGGATTGCTGGATGGGAAGATAAAGAAGAATGACATTGTTTTATCTCAAATGATGGACACACAGAACAAGTTGAAG GACTCAGCAGCCAACAGGAAGAAAATTGTGGCAGCTGACTATCAGCAGATGCGGGACATGCTGACCCGAGAGGAGCGTGATGCTCTCCATGCAGTTGATCGAGAGATGGAAAGTGGTCAGACCAAACTCAGAGCTCTCATGAAAAAGTTCAATGAGAACATTGACAACATGAACAAAGCTAAAGAAGACATCCACAATCTTCTCAGCCAGTCCCAAACTCTAGCCTTCCTGCAG GCGTCATTTAACCTCCCCCAAGCAGTAAACTTTGATCCTTACACCCCTCGAATCAACCTGGACTCTAAGAAGGTGACAGCGAGTCTCGCTTCTGCTGCTGCCCTGAAGGAGCATATGTCAGAGATCTTTAAACAGCCTGTTGAGGCCAGAGAGCAGATGATTAAAcgag AGCCACAAGACCCTTCAGGGAATCCAGGTATTCCCAGGTCTCACAGTCCAGCTCCTGGcaccaaattaaaaacaggtCCAAAGAAGAAATCTGCAA AACAACAACCCCAACAAgcttcacaaactactgaaaACGCATTGAAAGCTAAACTGGCCCAGTCAATGGAAAACCTTTCTTTTTTGGCAAGCAAGTCCAGCGACACTCCTCCAG AAACTACAAACATTCCTCTTAACGTAAATATGGCTGAAAAAAGAAGTGAGCTTCTGAAAT ACAGCACAGTACTCACTCTGGATCCAAGGACGGCCCACAAACGCATCACTTTGACTGAGGAATTCACTAAGGCCTCTGTCTCAGATGGGCATACAAACTACCCCGACTGTCCTGAACGCTTTGCTGTCTGCTCCCAGGTGCTAACCTCCAAGGGTTTCTCTAGAGGCCGCCATTACTGGGAAGTCAAACTGAGCAGCAACAACTTCATTGGCATAGGCTTAGCTTACGGCAGCATTGACCGCAAAGGTCCCACCAGTCGACTGGGCCGTAACAACCAGTCCTGGTGTGTTGAGTGGTTCAATGTCAAGCTGTCAGCTTGGCACAACAGCAGTGAGACTGTACTGGCCAACTATAGTCCAAAGCGTGTAGGTGTGCTGCTGGATTGTGAGGGGGGCATGGCTACGTTCTATAGCGTGGCAGACAGGGCTTATCCCTTCCATTCCTTTGTGTTCCCATTCGCTGAGGCTGTGTATCCCGCCTTCTGGCTCTTCTCAAGTGGCTCCTCTATTTCCTTGTGCAAACTGGTGGCATGA